A stretch of DNA from Maridesulfovibrio sp.:
GGGACCCAGAACTGCGCTAAATTCTGGTGAAATGTAATTATCTTTCTGATCCCGCCTGTCTTTTCAGCTATCCTCTCCTTCAGCCTCGTCTGTTCTCTGTTCCTCATTTGGAAGATTCATGTAATCTTTTCCGATTGATAGAGTCGGCAATGATTAATCAGGTCCTGGGCGGCCTGTTACTATAAAAGGAGAATGGCATGTTTGGGGATTTTTTTCTGATTTTATTTGGAATGGCCCTGGGTGCCGCAGGCGGTTATGCCCTGCACCGGTATGTTAATTCCAAACGCCTAGCCGATTCGCAAGGGCTTGCTGACAGAATAGTTCAGGAAGCCCGCAAGGAAGCTGAAGCCATGAAGAAGGAAATAAGGCTTCAGGCGCAGGATGAAGTATACGGCCTCAAGAAAGAACAGGAAAACGAGTACAAAGAAATGGAGCGCACCCTCAAAAGGCAGGAAGAGCGTCTCCAGGAAAAAGAAGAGCGTCTTGAGCAGAAGCTTGAAAAAGTTGCCAACAAGGAATCCGAAGTTGTTGCTCTTGAAAAGCGCATGATCAAGCAGGAAAAGAAACTTGAAACCCTGCGTGAAGAGCTTGAAAAACGCAAGGATGATCATGAACGCAAGCTGCAGGAAGTCTCCGGGCTGACTGCGGAAGAAGCTCGTGAAAAGCTCATGACCGAAATCGAGAGCAGAACCCGCCACGAAGCCGCCAAGATGGTCCGCGCAATCGAGGTGGAGGCCAAGGAAGAAGGTTCCCGCAAGGCCCGCAAGATTCTGGCTCTTGCCATCCAGCGCTATTCCGGCGATTACGTCAACGAGCAGACCGTGACAGCCGTCACACTGCCTTCCGAAGACATGAAAGGACGCATCATCGGACGCGAAGGCCGCAATATTCGCGCCCTGGAAGCTGCCACCGGTGTTGACCTCATTATAGACGACACTCCGGAAACAGTCGTTCTGTCCGCGTACAGTCCGCTCAGGCGTGAAGTTGCCAAGCAGGCTCTTGAGCGCTTGATCCATGACGGACGTATCCATCCGGCCCGCATTGAGGACATTGTCAGCAAGGTTGAGCAGGAAATGGACGTCAAGCTGCGCGAAATCGGTGAACAGGCCACTTTCGATGTAGGTGTCCATGGTATTCATCCCGAGATAGTAAAACTTCTCGGACAGCTGCAGTACAGGACCAGCTTTTCGCAGAACGTGCTGCAGCATTCACTGGAAGTCGCTTTCCTTTGCGGAATTATGGCCGCGGAGCTGGGTATGGATGAAAAGATCGCCAAGCGCGCCGGACTGTTGCACGATATCGGCAAGGCCGTAGACCATGAAGTCGAAGGTCCCCATGCCGTAATCGGTGCCGATCTGGCCAAGAAGCACGGCGAATCCAAGGAAATCATCCACGCTATTCAGGCCCACCACGAAGATGTTCCTCCCAAATCCGTTCTGGCAACACTTGTTCAGGCTGCCGACTCCCTTTCCGGAGCGCGTCCCGGTGCCAGAAAGGAACTGCTGGAGAACTACGTAAAGCGTCTTGAAGAGCTCGAAAACGTGGCTACCGGTTTTGACGGCGTTTCCAAGGCATACGCAATTCAGGCCGGTCGCGAAATCAGGGTCATGGTAGATGCGGACAGGGTTTCCGATGATAATACCCATATGCTCTGTAAGGACATCGCCACCAAGATTGAAAACAATATGACCTATCCCGGTCAGATCCGTGTAACCGTTATCCGCGAACGTCGTTCCGTCGGTTATGCAAAATAAATAGTCTGTATTGCGGCCCGGGGGACCGCCTCCGGGCCGTTCCCCTGCTGCCAGACTGCCGATAGAGGCCTGACTGCACTTCCCTTGCCGGAACCATGCAATCGAGCCTTTTTCAACAGGCTGGCATTTTTATGGAAGCACTTATTTATTTTTTGATGCTGATGATCTGATTTCGCCTCCGGCGGCCAAAGGGGATAATCCCCTTTGGAAACCTTAATGGTTTAGTCTGTTGCTCTGAAAAAACGTGACTTATGATAGTGTTTGTGGGGCTTTGGCAATGACCGCTTTGATGCCTCAGATAGGTTTATCTGCCTCAGACGAGAAGCTTTAGTTCAAGCGTTATGAATACATGCGAACAGACCTGCCGTCGCAGACAATATCAGGGAGCAGTTGATGCGGATTCTCTTTCTGGGAGATATCGTGGGAAGACCCGGGCGCAAGGGAGTTGCCCTGCGCATTGGTGAACTGCGCCGTTCTTTGAAGCTTGATCTGGTGATTGCCAACGGTGAAAACGCATCACAGGGGATCGGCCTTTCCGCTAAAAATGCAGCTGATCTGCTAGGCTGCGGAATAGACGTGATTACTTCCGGCAACCATATCTGGAAGTATCAGAATCTGTACCCGCTGCTGAAAACCAGCGAGAGGATAGTGCGGCCCGCAAATGTCCCT
This window harbors:
- the rny gene encoding ribonuclease Y, which translates into the protein MFGDFFLILFGMALGAAGGYALHRYVNSKRLADSQGLADRIVQEARKEAEAMKKEIRLQAQDEVYGLKKEQENEYKEMERTLKRQEERLQEKEERLEQKLEKVANKESEVVALEKRMIKQEKKLETLREELEKRKDDHERKLQEVSGLTAEEAREKLMTEIESRTRHEAAKMVRAIEVEAKEEGSRKARKILALAIQRYSGDYVNEQTVTAVTLPSEDMKGRIIGREGRNIRALEAATGVDLIIDDTPETVVLSAYSPLRREVAKQALERLIHDGRIHPARIEDIVSKVEQEMDVKLREIGEQATFDVGVHGIHPEIVKLLGQLQYRTSFSQNVLQHSLEVAFLCGIMAAELGMDEKIAKRAGLLHDIGKAVDHEVEGPHAVIGADLAKKHGESKEIIHAIQAHHEDVPPKSVLATLVQAADSLSGARPGARKELLENYVKRLEELENVATGFDGVSKAYAIQAGREIRVMVDADRVSDDNTHMLCKDIATKIENNMTYPGQIRVTVIRERRSVGYAK